Part of the Pseudomonadota bacterium genome is shown below.
TTCGTCTCGCTTCGACCATGGCGTACACGCCCTTGGTCGTGAGCCTGAGCCACTCGGCGACTTCTTCTACTGTCAATAAACGCTCAGCGCGGCTATCCACGCCGGTTTCGCCACCAGAGATCCGATTGGGAGGTTCCGACTTGGCGTCGCCCATGGTCTCCTCTCTGTTGTTCGTTCGGTGTTTGCACACCGAGAGGTT
Proteins encoded:
- a CDS encoding helix-turn-helix domain-containing protein, translated to MGDAKSEPPNRISGGETGVDSRAERLLTVEEVAEWLRLTTKGVYAMVEARRIPFFRVSNRLRFSRLALSNWLEGNRVSALEERQ